The genomic segment GGCTGAAAAAGAGGTTGCGGTGTACACAGGGGAGGACAAGCCAATTCCGAACAAAAGGATGACGGGTTGGACTTTATGCGATTCGTGGCAGGACGCTGTAAAGGACGCGGATTTGCTTGTGATCGGGAATACCGCAGGAACGGCCATTGCTGAGCTGCCGTTACCCGAGCTGGTTTACGGGATGAGGCAGTCCTACGTCATTGATGCGGCAGCTTGCTTCCCTGTGCAAGAAGCCCAGTCCTACTTCCAAGCCTACCGAGCTATCGGCGAAAACACGAACGTTTGGGAATGATGCTGATTATAATGGGGTATAATGGTTGGTATATTGAGGAAAAGGGCAGGCGTTTTCACTATGGAAAAAGTTGCTCAGCGATGTATCGTCTGTGAACAAGAGCAGAATGACGGAATCGCCATTTGTGAGCAGTTTATCTGTCAGCGGTGCGAACAGGAAATGGTCAATACCGATGTACAGGATGAAAAGTACCCGTTTTTTATTCATCAGATGAGACGCATTTGGTTGCGAAAAGATGCGTGAAGAAAGAAGGCATCGGTGCATTCCGGTGTCTTTTTTTTGCTGGACTCATGTGTGTCCAAATCATGCTAAAATAGGGGAATAAAAATAAAGGACGTGAGTCGCGCGTGTTGGAGAGAGATGTTGAATTTCGGGAGCGACAAAAGCGTGCGCCCCTTTATGAACAGCTTGAACGGCACGCCAAGCATCGGCCGCATCCGTTTCATGTGCCAGGACATAAAATGGGCCATAGCTTTGACAACCATGCCAAAAATCGCTTTCAAGACATACTGGAGCTCGATGTAACGGAAATTAGCGGGACAGATGACCTGCATCAGCCACAGGGCGTCATTGCAGAAGCGCAGGATTTGGCGGCGCAAGCCTTCCATGCGGAACAGACCAAGTTTTTGATCGGAGGAAGTACAGTAGGAAATATCGCCCTCATCATGACGGTATGTCGGCCGGGCGACAAGATTCTCGTACAGCGCAATTGCCATAAGTCTGTATTCAACGGCATTATGATGGCGAGAGCAACTCCGATCTTTTTAGTACCTGCCGTCGATTTGGCAACAGGAGTCGCTGCGGGTGTAAGGCGCGAAGATGTAGAGCGTGCGCTGCTTGCACACCCCGATGCCAAGGCAGTGTTTTTGACGAATCCAACCTACTATGGAATGGGTATCGATTTGGCGAAAATGGCGGCTACGGTCCATCGGTTTGACGCACCGCTTTTGATCGACGAAGCTCATGGTGCCCACTATGGGTTCCATCCTGCCTTTCCGCGTTCTGCCATGCAGGAAGGTGCGGATGCTTCGGTCCAATCGACACACAAAATGGGAACGGCGATGACGATGTCCTCGATGCTGCATATACAGGGGGAGCGGATTGATCGTGAACGGCTGTTCCGTCATCTGGCCATGCTTCAGTCTTCCAGCCCGTCGTATGTGCTGATGGCTTCACTCGATTTAGCCAGACGTCATCTGGTGTTGGAGGCGACCGAAGAGTGGAACAAATTGTTGCCGCTTTTGGACAAGTTTCGGGAGCGACTCGATCGACTGGACTGGCTGGATTGGCCGCGACTGTCCACGAACAGCGTATACGCTACGCTTGACCCGTTGAAACTGTTTTTCCATTTGCGAACGTCCCAATTCAGTGGATTTGAGTTGCAGCAATGGATGGAAAAGCACGGGATTTTCTCAGAGCTGGCGGATGACTCTCATGTACTCCTCGCAGCCTCGACAGGAACATCCTCTCGCGATTTGGATGCATTGTGGAGACTGCTTGAATCGATGGCGCCACAAGTAGAGCCGGGAGAGGAGCGCATTCTTTTGACGGGAGTCGTGTCTTCCCATTATTTGCGTCAGCAGGCACTGCCGATGCATGAAGCCGTTGACTGCCCGAGGGAGTCGATTCTTTTGGAGCAGGCTCTGGGACGAATTGTGGCAGAGATGGTGATTCCATATCCGCCAGGGATTCCGGTGCTGGTGCCAGGCGAGCGGATCGATGAAGAAAGTCTGGCGATGCTGAAGGAATTGGCGAGAGGACAAACGCGATTCCATGGCGTACAGGACGACCAGCTACAAACGATACAGGTTTTACGATAATCTAAGCAACTGGCCTGCTACAACAGGGGTGGAAGGAGTATGGAAGTGGCAACAGGAAAAAAAGGCCGATTTATTACGATAGAAGGCGGAGAAGGGGCCGGGAAATCCACCGTCATCGCCAAGCTGTACGAAGAACTGAAAGCACGGGGAGTCGATGTGCTTTTGACTCGTGAGCCCGGTGGAATTGATATCGCCGAAAAAATTCGGGAAATTATTTTGAATCCGGCCCACACGCAGATGGATGAAAGAACAGAGGCTCTCTTGTATGCGGCAGCACGTGGCCAGCATTTGGCGGAAAAGGTGTTACCTGCTTTGGCAGAGGGCAAGCTGGTACTATGCGACCGTTTTATCGACAGTAGTCTCGCCTATCAAGGACATGCGCGGGGATTGGGCATTGAGGCTGTCTACCAGATTAACCGATTTGCTGTCGGCGACTGCATGCCGGAATTGACCTTGTTCTTTGATGTACAGCCCGAAACCGGATTGGCGCGGATTAATGCCTCCCGTGGACGTGAAGTGAATCGTCTCGATTTGGAAGGGATGCGTTTCCATGAACTCGTTCGGGAAGGGTATCAGCTGGTTATGGAACGCGACCCGAAGCGCTTTGTCGTCATTGATGCCGAGGAGCCGATGGAACAAGTATATGAAGCTGCTTTACAGGCACTGCTAGATCGATTGTAAGGTTGGCAGTACCGCTAGAAGATGTACATGCTGTATAATATGTTTAAGCGAAATAACGTACCAAGCCTACGTGTTTTTCATACAATGAAGAAGTCAATTGGGTATTGATCATGGGAGAAAGGGTGATAGCCGATGAAAATGGTAGTTGCGGTCGTCCAAGATAAAGATAGTGGTCGTCTGTCTCAACAACTGGTGAAAAAAGGGTTTCGTGCTACGAAGCTGGCTAGTACGGGTAGCTTTTTACGCGCCGGTAACACAACTTTTTTGATCGGTACGTCTGACGAAAGCGTGCCGGAAGTAATCGACATCATTGCGCATAATTGCAAATCCCGCAAACAAATGGTCACTCCCGTCTCTCCACTCAGTAATGCTGTAGACTCGTTCATGCCATATCCGCTGGAAGTACAGGTGGGTGGTGCGGCAGTATTCGTATTGGATGTCGGAGAGTTCCACTCATTTTAACGTGGTTCCTTCTCTCTTTTTTCGCAACTTTCGTATATACTTGATCTCACGGGGATAAACCCTGTATTGGATCGGGCGACGGAGGTGGCGATATGAAAATCAGTGATGGGTTACGGCCTAAACTGGACTTGATTAAAACGACGGATTCACGCAAGAATCCTCAACTGGAAAAGCTGAATTTTGGCACGATGATTCAAGGAGAAGACGAACGTATGTCTCAGGAGAAGCTTACCCGGCTACTGACAGACATAGACAGGCAGGGACAGATTCTTGCTCGTTCCCGCGCCGTTCGTGACTTCTATGCTTATAAAAATCTCGTCAAGCAGTTCATGGAAGAGGCTGTGAAGTTCGGCATTGCCTTAGACGATAGACGAGGAATGAATCGGCGTGGCCGCAGCAGGCTGTACAAAATCGTCAAAGAAGTGGATGCAGAGCTGCTCAAACTGACAGATGAGCTCTTGAGCGAGCAGGCGCCAACGATTGATTTGTTAGCCAGGATTGGCGAAATCCGCGGCATGTTGATCAATTTGTATTTTTAGTGGGTGTGAAACCATCATGACATGGACCCGTTTTTCTCAGCAGCCACGAGCACAGGAACTGCTGTATCATAGTTTGCGCAACGAACGACTGGCACACGCCTACTTGCTGGCGGGTCCCAAAGGTTCAGGTAAAAAGCAGATGGCCCTGCATCTGGCGAAGTCCCTTTTTTGTTCAGAAAGGGAGGCAGACGCCTGCGGGGCCTGTGTTACATGCAGGCGCATAGAGGGTGGCAATCACCCGGATGTGTTGTTTATTACGCCTGATGGGGCTTCTATTAAGATCGACCAGATCCGTTCGCTGCAAAAAGAAATGGCGATGCGCGCCGTCGAGTCGTCACGCAAGGTATATATCATCGAGCACGTCGATAAAATGACGACACAGGCTGCCAACAGTCTGCTCAAATTTCTGGAGGAACCGCCCGCTGGTGTACTGGCCCTGCTTTTGACAGAGCACAGCCATGCGATTCTTCCTACAATTTTATCCCGATGCCAAATTGTTCAATTTTCACCACTTTCTGCGGAATCGATTGCGGAAAAGCTGCGTGCAGAGGGCGTTTTGGCGGGAATGGCGCAGGTTGCTTCCCACATTACGACAAATGTGGAAGAAGCCATGACACTCAGCCAATCAGAATCGTTTGCACAGCTAAGAAATCTAGTGATACAATTGGTGCAGGAGTGTAAACAGCGCAATTCATCTGCACTCTTAACGATCCATGATATGTTGCAAAAGAGCGACAAAAGTAAAGAGGAACTACCCCTCTTTTTAGATTTGCTCATCCTTTGGCTGCGCGATATCCTGTATTTGCAAGTAGGCAGGCATGCCCATCTCATTAACAGCGACCAACAGGATGTGCTGCAAGGACAAGCACTGGTATGGACAAAAGCTGAGCTCTTGCGCGGGATAGATTTGGTCATGGAGACGAAAAATCGGATAGAGCGAAATGCCAACGCACAGTTGGCTCTTGAGCGGTTGGTTCTTCAATTCCAGGAGGGATAACCCTTGTACGAGGTTGTTGGGGTCCGCTTTAAGAAAGCGGGCAAAATATATTACTTCGACCCTGACCGACTGC from the Brevibacillus brevis genome contains:
- a CDS encoding sigma factor G inhibitor Gin, which gives rise to MEKVAQRCIVCEQEQNDGIAICEQFICQRCEQEMVNTDVQDEKYPFFIHQMRRIWLRKDA
- a CDS encoding aminotransferase class I/II-fold pyridoxal phosphate-dependent enzyme, which gives rise to MLERDVEFRERQKRAPLYEQLERHAKHRPHPFHVPGHKMGHSFDNHAKNRFQDILELDVTEISGTDDLHQPQGVIAEAQDLAAQAFHAEQTKFLIGGSTVGNIALIMTVCRPGDKILVQRNCHKSVFNGIMMARATPIFLVPAVDLATGVAAGVRREDVERALLAHPDAKAVFLTNPTYYGMGIDLAKMAATVHRFDAPLLIDEAHGAHYGFHPAFPRSAMQEGADASVQSTHKMGTAMTMSSMLHIQGERIDRERLFRHLAMLQSSSPSYVLMASLDLARRHLVLEATEEWNKLLPLLDKFRERLDRLDWLDWPRLSTNSVYATLDPLKLFFHLRTSQFSGFELQQWMEKHGIFSELADDSHVLLAASTGTSSRDLDALWRLLESMAPQVEPGEERILLTGVVSSHYLRQQALPMHEAVDCPRESILLEQALGRIVAEMVIPYPPGIPVLVPGERIDEESLAMLKELARGQTRFHGVQDDQLQTIQVLR
- the tmk gene encoding dTMP kinase, with amino-acid sequence MEVATGKKGRFITIEGGEGAGKSTVIAKLYEELKARGVDVLLTREPGGIDIAEKIREIILNPAHTQMDERTEALLYAAARGQHLAEKVLPALAEGKLVLCDRFIDSSLAYQGHARGLGIEAVYQINRFAVGDCMPELTLFFDVQPETGLARINASRGREVNRLDLEGMRFHELVREGYQLVMERDPKRFVVIDAEEPMEQVYEAALQALLDRL
- a CDS encoding cyclic-di-AMP receptor — encoded protein: MKMVVAVVQDKDSGRLSQQLVKKGFRATKLASTGSFLRAGNTTFLIGTSDESVPEVIDIIAHNCKSRKQMVTPVSPLSNAVDSFMPYPLEVQVGGAAVFVLDVGEFHSF
- a CDS encoding YaaR family protein; its protein translation is MKISDGLRPKLDLIKTTDSRKNPQLEKLNFGTMIQGEDERMSQEKLTRLLTDIDRQGQILARSRAVRDFYAYKNLVKQFMEEAVKFGIALDDRRGMNRRGRSRLYKIVKEVDAELLKLTDELLSEQAPTIDLLARIGEIRGMLINLYF
- the holB gene encoding DNA polymerase III subunit delta', whose product is MTWTRFSQQPRAQELLYHSLRNERLAHAYLLAGPKGSGKKQMALHLAKSLFCSEREADACGACVTCRRIEGGNHPDVLFITPDGASIKIDQIRSLQKEMAMRAVESSRKVYIIEHVDKMTTQAANSLLKFLEEPPAGVLALLLTEHSHAILPTILSRCQIVQFSPLSAESIAEKLRAEGVLAGMAQVASHITTNVEEAMTLSQSESFAQLRNLVIQLVQECKQRNSSALLTIHDMLQKSDKSKEELPLFLDLLILWLRDILYLQVGRHAHLINSDQQDVLQGQALVWTKAELLRGIDLVMETKNRIERNANAQLALERLVLQFQEG